In a genomic window of Zootoca vivipara chromosome 5, rZooViv1.1, whole genome shotgun sequence:
- the RASGEF1A gene encoding ras-GEF domain-containing family member 1A isoform X4, whose protein sequence is MYILQKRMRRTYIFTFLLSSRVFIHPHELLAKVGQICLKQKQQLETGVEADKAKLKSFAAKIIQLLKEWTETFPYDFQDEKSMKELKEIAHRITQCDEENGTVKKIISQMTQNLLMTLAARNQYQEIREKFRQPVTDKGTILKTKPQSSQKDILSVCCDPLVLAQQLTHIELERVSNIYPEDLMQIVSHVDSLDNHKCRGDVTKTYTLEAYDNWFNCLSMLVATEICKVVKKKQRTRIVEFFIDVARECFNIGNFNSMMAIISGMNLSPVARLKKTWSKVKTAKFDVLEHHMDPSSNFCNYRTALQGAAQRSQTAHSSREKIVIPVFNLFIKDIYFLHKIHTNHLPNGQINFKKFWEVSRQIHDFITWKQVECPFEKDKKIQSYLLTAPIYSEEALFIASFESEGPENHMEKDSWKTLRTTLLNRA, encoded by the exons AGGACATATATCTTTACCTTCCTACTGAGTTCCCGAGTCTTCATTCACCCCCATGAACTCCTAGCTAAAGTGGGGCAAATATGCCTTAAACAGAAGCAGCAACTGGAGACTGGAGTCGAAGCAGACAAG GCAAAGCTTAAGTCCTTTGCTGCCAAGATCATTCAGCTCCTGAAAGAATGGACTGAAACCTTCCCCTACGACTTCCAGGATGAAAAATCTATGAAAGAGCTGAAGGAAATTGCTCATAGGATCACACAGTGTGATGAG GAAAATGGAACTGTGAAGAAGATCATCAGCCAGATGACGCAGAATCTACTGATGACTCTTGCGGCACGCAATCAGTACCAGGAGATCAGAGAGAAGTTCCGCCAACCCGTGACTGACAAAGGCACAATCCTTAAAACAAAGCCCCAGTCGTCACAGAAGGACAtactgagtgtttgctgtgaccCACTCGTCCTTGCGCAGCAACTCACACACATTGAGCTG GAGAGGGTGAGCAACATTTACCCCGAGGACCTCATGCAAATAGTCAGCCACGTGGACTCCCTGGATAATCACAAG TGCCGAGGCGACGTTACTAAGACTTACACTCTGGAGGCGTACGACAACTGGTTTAATTGCCTCAGCATGTTGGTGGCGACGGAGATTTGTAAG GTTGTGAAGAAAAAGCAGCGGACAAGAATAGTGGAATTTTTCATTGACGTGGCAAGAGAGTGCTTCAACATTGGAAACTTTAATTCGATGATGGCCATTATCT CGGGTATGAACTTGAGTCCTGTTGCCCGGCTAAAGAAAACTTGGTCCAAAGTCAAAACAGCCAAATTTGATGTTTTAGAG CATCACATGGACCCATCCAGCAACTTTTGTAATTACCGAACAGCCCTTCAAGGAGCAGCACAGAGATCTCAGACAGCACACAGCAGCAGGGAGAAAATAGTCATCCCCGTTTTCAACCTCTTCATTAAAGATATCTACTTTCTGCATAAAATACACACCAACCACTTGCCCAACGGACAGATAAACTTCAAG AAGTTCTGGGAAGTTTCGAGGCAAATCCACGACTTTATCACATGGAAGCAGGTGGAGTGTCCTTTTGAGAAGGACAAGAAAATCCAGAGCTACCTGCTGACAGCACCTATTTATAGTGAAGAAG CTTTGTTTATTGCATCATTTGAAAGTGAAGGTCCAGAAAATCATATGGAGAAAGACAGCTGGAAGACACTCAG GACAACTCTGCTCAACAGAGCCTGA